One part of the Paenibacillus silvisoli genome encodes these proteins:
- a CDS encoding S8 family serine peptidase, whose translation MSRKSKRMASALLSTMLIFGVVTPVLAKQSHQNDPLRKSQWTAGEVSLDPSISSDSHANAARQASLQLPSFASTLPEKPEYAADRVIVRYRSEQKPVFAASLTNQITGSSPLSVPNAELLKLAPGADVHSVIEELLKDPNVLYAEPDYKVDSALVPQMIRPAELTGPASAAAVDAGEAAVTPNDPLFPEQWGLHNTGQDLNEGSVPGGTPDIDMDLPEAWEITTGSKDVTVAVIGTGVKMDAPDLVGQFWTNDKEIAGNNIDDDGNGLIDDVNGWDFAHDDSTLFDTSDGLNDTYGTTVAGQIAATMNNNEGIAGVAPNVSVMPLKVASEELGYFTDVVDAIRYADENGAKIATLGLVYLYRSRLVEDAINASDMLFVAPAGESQGVFDQLNTDVRPVYPAAYPSPNIVSVTGINIMGGLSLGAAIGQTSVDVAAPSELVISTTPDVDAGYAAQIDNGVYKAYYHGIGFEEIPISDPQYAGQRQDMFDRAMAYLKPEGEDAPKILLVNDSKRSFNNGGGIGIGTQDFESDPMAVYEGLLQQAGYTYQTYTTQDETFNGPELDGPQGLRQYDIVVWFTGTAAATGDTKLITDTDQTNLTSYLAGGGHLMLTGQDAIDQSPKSAFVRDVLGLKLVKEGGYIFKGWGVPSTIYEGQEYKLMDFSLFYDTVISNKPEMTKVNIKNNKGRYSYSQGTLYAAAYAAGVAALVGSQNPDMDALDIKQRVVSSGKTIHELKAFTVSGKLISAYRALWNKDIPGMSLIDTSVTGKLDQANDPNHVYSVELNAGETATFKLTGEEGTDFDLILYDDSATTVQSKEGAVAFSETKDTSTEAITYRAAKAGTYYINIFAVKDAGAYALNVQYGNSSGAIEDGDASLIYDGNWTTLNGPSYSGGTLKQLTGEGSVKFGFRGNLFEWIATKDDNQGTAEIRIDGLAMGYVNLDSKTPQSKQSVFKMMLPNGHHDVEIRSVKGVDQRLAINVDTFVFSSLISPTHASANYEGPWATRYGMKYPDGVQTYTTTPGSSVDFTFTGTKVTVWSTTGSNRGKVNIFVDGNSVTSAPIDLYSDKLRYQVPVFTSGELASGTHHVKIVHAGEANPKSSNSIVTIDGLDVLNLN comes from the coding sequence TTGAGCAGAAAAAGTAAGAGAATGGCTTCCGCACTGCTGTCGACGATGCTGATCTTTGGAGTCGTAACACCTGTATTAGCTAAACAATCCCATCAAAACGATCCGCTGCGAAAAAGCCAATGGACAGCAGGGGAGGTTTCCCTTGACCCATCCATTTCCAGCGATTCACACGCGAATGCCGCACGGCAAGCTTCCTTGCAGCTTCCGTCATTCGCCAGCACGCTGCCTGAAAAACCAGAGTATGCCGCGGATCGCGTCATTGTCAGATATCGCTCCGAGCAGAAGCCCGTATTTGCCGCATCGCTAACCAATCAAATAACAGGGTCTAGTCCGCTCTCGGTACCCAATGCGGAGCTGCTGAAGCTCGCGCCCGGAGCAGATGTACATAGTGTCATAGAAGAGCTGCTTAAAGATCCGAACGTTCTCTATGCGGAACCGGATTACAAGGTGGACTCCGCATTGGTTCCGCAAATGATCCGTCCTGCCGAGCTGACCGGCCCTGCATCTGCTGCAGCAGTGGACGCAGGCGAAGCTGCCGTAACTCCGAACGACCCTCTTTTCCCTGAACAATGGGGGCTTCATAACACCGGGCAGGATCTCAATGAAGGCTCTGTGCCCGGCGGTACGCCGGATATCGATATGGATTTGCCGGAAGCATGGGAAATTACGACAGGCAGCAAAGACGTGACGGTTGCCGTCATCGGCACCGGCGTCAAGATGGATGCCCCTGACTTGGTCGGTCAGTTCTGGACCAACGATAAAGAAATCGCAGGCAACAATATCGACGATGATGGCAATGGACTCATTGATGACGTGAACGGCTGGGATTTCGCCCACGATGACAGCACCTTGTTCGATACGAGCGACGGCCTGAATGATACTTACGGTACGACGGTCGCCGGGCAAATTGCCGCCACTATGAACAATAACGAGGGCATCGCCGGTGTGGCGCCTAATGTAAGCGTCATGCCGCTCAAGGTAGCTTCCGAAGAGCTCGGTTACTTTACCGATGTCGTGGATGCCATTCGCTATGCCGATGAGAATGGCGCTAAGATCGCTACGCTCGGACTCGTCTATCTCTACAGAAGCAGATTAGTCGAAGATGCCATTAACGCCTCGGACATGCTGTTCGTAGCCCCGGCCGGCGAAAGCCAAGGCGTGTTCGATCAATTGAATACGGATGTGAGACCGGTATACCCGGCGGCCTATCCAAGCCCGAACATCGTGTCGGTTACGGGAATCAACATTATGGGGGGCCTATCTTTAGGAGCTGCGATCGGACAAACATCCGTCGATGTCGCCGCACCCTCCGAACTGGTGATCTCGACAACGCCTGACGTGGATGCCGGCTATGCGGCGCAAATCGATAACGGCGTCTACAAAGCGTATTACCACGGAATCGGGTTCGAAGAGATCCCAATCAGCGACCCGCAATATGCCGGCCAACGGCAGGATATGTTCGATCGCGCTATGGCATACCTGAAGCCGGAAGGCGAAGACGCGCCGAAGATTCTGCTCGTGAATGACAGCAAGCGCAGCTTTAACAACGGCGGCGGCATTGGAATCGGAACCCAAGATTTCGAGAGTGATCCGATGGCTGTTTATGAAGGGCTGCTTCAGCAAGCAGGTTATACCTATCAAACGTACACGACGCAGGACGAGACCTTCAACGGTCCGGAGCTCGATGGGCCGCAAGGGCTGCGGCAGTACGATATCGTTGTCTGGTTCACGGGAACGGCAGCAGCGACCGGCGACACCAAGCTCATTACAGACACGGATCAAACGAATCTGACCAGCTATCTTGCGGGCGGCGGCCATTTGATGCTAACGGGTCAAGACGCCATCGACCAGAGTCCGAAATCCGCTTTTGTAAGGGACGTATTAGGCTTGAAGCTCGTGAAGGAAGGCGGGTACATTTTCAAAGGCTGGGGCGTTCCAAGCACGATCTATGAGGGACAAGAGTATAAGCTAATGGATTTCTCGTTGTTCTATGACACCGTCATTAGCAATAAACCCGAGATGACCAAAGTCAATATTAAGAATAACAAAGGCAGGTACTCCTATTCCCAAGGTACCTTATATGCGGCTGCCTATGCCGCAGGCGTAGCGGCGTTGGTTGGAAGCCAGAATCCGGATATGGATGCCTTGGACATCAAACAGCGCGTGGTGAGCAGCGGTAAAACGATTCATGAGTTAAAGGCGTTTACGGTAAGCGGAAAGCTGATCAGCGCCTACCGCGCGTTGTGGAACAAGGACATCCCCGGCATGTCGTTGATTGATACGTCCGTTACGGGCAAGCTCGATCAGGCAAACGATCCGAATCACGTCTATTCCGTCGAACTGAATGCCGGCGAAACGGCAACCTTCAAGCTTACAGGCGAAGAGGGAACGGATTTCGATCTCATTCTCTATGACGATTCCGCAACGACCGTGCAAAGCAAGGAAGGCGCGGTTGCCTTCTCGGAAACGAAGGACACGTCTACCGAAGCGATCACCTACCGAGCAGCTAAGGCGGGTACGTATTACATTAATATTTTTGCAGTAAAAGATGCGGGTGCTTATGCCTTGAATGTGCAGTATGGCAATTCATCGGGCGCGATCGAGGACGGCGATGCTTCTCTTATTTACGACGGTAATTGGACTACGCTTAATGGCCCTTCTTACTCCGGCGGAACATTGAAGCAGCTAACCGGCGAGGGCTCCGTCAAGTTCGGCTTTAGAGGTAATTTGTTCGAATGGATCGCAACCAAGGACGATAATCAAGGCACCGCCGAGATCCGAATCGATGGACTGGCGATGGGCTACGTCAATTTGGACAGTAAGACACCTCAGTCGAAGCAATCGGTATTCAAAATGATGCTGCCTAACGGACACCACGACGTAGAGATTCGATCCGTAAAAGGCGTGGATCAACGATTGGCAATCAACGTGGATACGTTTGTATTCTCCAGCCTGATTTCGCCGACACATGCTTCCGCCAATTATGAAGGACCATGGGCGACTCGGTACGGCATGAAATATCCCGACGGTGTGCAGACCTATACCACGACTCCGGGCAGTTCCGTCGATTTTACATTCACAGGCACGAAGGTCACGGTTTGGTCCACTACAGGCAGCAATCGCGGCAAGGTGAATATCTTCGTCGATGGGAACTCCGTAACGTCGGCTCCGATCGACCTGTATAGCGATAAGCTTCGCTATCAAGTACCTGTATTTACGTCAGGCGAGCTCGCAAGCGGCACGCATCATGTCAAAATCGTGCATGCGGGCGAGGCCAATCCCAAGTCTAGCAACAGCATCGTTACCATCGATGGTCTGGACGTCCTGAACTTAAACTAG
- a CDS encoding GntR family transcriptional regulator, which produces MITNRFCLTVDHQVNFGVNNQIKEQLKWLIGSGQLKPGDPLPAASQLAEFLGLHRNTVNGVYSQLKVEGLVSMQKGKGTQVLGSTATERLRRKGIPMKRLLDGVIKGARAEKLDLQELFMAGLGYSLLQSGLPTVPARILLVESKDHDLYFYQEEIERVTELEVCTIFLEDLAEGTRTVKEARPNDIWVTSLNQANRAKAILGPLEKKVHVVGVTVDSSIVLELATLQRDSNISFVCQGRTGGEWMLQRIREDGITQLHAEIIDIDEHESLETALSHSTKVYTSRAVYSELKELAPDKVELFKLRLERSSENLLRELAATDSHYRYGAGYMP; this is translated from the coding sequence ATGATTACGAATCGCTTCTGTTTAACGGTTGATCATCAAGTGAATTTTGGGGTTAATAACCAGATCAAAGAACAGCTCAAATGGCTGATTGGCTCGGGGCAGCTAAAGCCCGGTGATCCTCTTCCTGCCGCAAGCCAACTGGCTGAGTTCCTGGGGCTTCACCGGAATACCGTAAACGGAGTATATAGCCAGCTGAAAGTGGAAGGACTTGTTTCCATGCAGAAAGGCAAAGGGACGCAAGTGCTTGGCAGCACCGCGACGGAACGGCTGCGAAGAAAAGGCATACCCATGAAAAGGCTGCTGGACGGTGTAATCAAAGGCGCTCGGGCCGAGAAGCTTGATTTGCAAGAGCTCTTCATGGCGGGCTTGGGATATAGTCTGCTGCAGAGCGGTCTCCCGACCGTTCCGGCACGTATTCTGCTCGTGGAAAGCAAGGACCATGATCTCTATTTCTATCAGGAAGAGATCGAACGCGTGACGGAACTTGAGGTCTGTACCATTTTCCTCGAGGATTTGGCAGAAGGAACTCGCACGGTCAAGGAGGCACGTCCGAACGATATTTGGGTGACCAGCTTGAACCAGGCGAACCGCGCCAAAGCTATACTGGGTCCTCTGGAAAAAAAGGTGCATGTCGTCGGCGTCACGGTCGATTCTTCTATTGTGCTTGAATTAGCTACGCTGCAGCGAGATTCGAATATATCCTTCGTCTGCCAAGGTAGAACCGGAGGCGAGTGGATGCTCCAGCGCATTCGCGAGGACGGTATTACTCAACTACATGCGGAAATTATCGATATCGATGAACACGAGAGTCTGGAGACCGCTCTTAGCCATTCCACTAAAGTGTATACGTCCAGGGCCGTATACTCGGAGCTTAAAGAATTGGCTCCGGATAAAGTCGAGCTGTTCAAGTTACGGCTGGAGCGCAGCAGCGAGAATCTGCTGCGGGAGCTCGCCGCCACGGACTCGCATTACCGGTACGGTGCCGGATATATGCCTTAA
- a CDS encoding GDSL-type esterase/lipase family protein, producing the protein MNHSKLNEYRMLNRHAKKGQILFVGSSLMEGFPIYEMQLTLELGLDRVIYNRGIGGTTTADLLQSMDACIFDLEPSKLFINIGSNDIGATGNEGYNKDTLLMNYNNILDQIKARLPLCEVFVMAYYPVNAQADFGLNSSDKNSMFATRTNANILEANEAIEQLAKQHGSSFINVNEGLADENGNLKPEFTVEGIHLWPNAYTVILDNLKRYL; encoded by the coding sequence ATGAACCATTCCAAGCTGAATGAATACCGCATGCTGAACCGGCACGCCAAAAAAGGGCAGATCTTATTTGTTGGATCTTCTCTCATGGAAGGATTTCCGATTTATGAAATGCAGCTGACGTTGGAACTTGGTCTTGATCGCGTCATCTATAATCGTGGAATTGGCGGAACGACGACCGCGGACCTGCTGCAATCGATGGATGCTTGCATTTTTGATTTAGAGCCAAGCAAGCTCTTTATTAATATCGGCTCGAATGATATTGGAGCCACTGGGAATGAAGGGTACAATAAAGACACGCTGCTTATGAATTACAATAACATTTTAGATCAGATTAAAGCTCGATTGCCGTTGTGTGAAGTTTTCGTGATGGCCTATTATCCGGTCAATGCGCAAGCGGACTTCGGGCTTAATAGTTCCGATAAGAATTCGATGTTTGCCACCCGAACAAACGCCAACATTCTAGAGGCGAATGAAGCAATCGAACAATTAGCCAAGCAGCATGGAAGTTCGTTCATTAATGTGAACGAAGGCTTAGCGGACGAGAACGGAAATTTGAAGCCGGAATTCACCGTAGAGGGCATCCATCTCTGGCCCAACGCCTACACGGTCATTCTTGATAATTTGAAAAGGTATTTGTAG
- a CDS encoding phosphotransferase enzyme family protein, which yields MQKDSLSDNAGGGLRGLRARPSADLLKTVCDAYGIHSLSDIIDLGGSANLNLFATDGHNRYVVRVYRPYVNEARLADIQLARQVLNAQGIPSSKVRLTLNGQPYILFDGRLVEVDRYVESDANMASWEHLAAGLPLLGRIHTILRDVQFSTEGKKNQPFANYIEPQNALGMTLKGIQRIRGWNPSAYNMRLITATEELAYLVSAAEQELVPMLPRQMVHGDFWDNNVVFRDGRIVLVTDFDFMGERARIDDLALTLYYFDCSDEPSSAKRLGGLRGLIDSYDSGLTEHLSMRERLSIPLAMARQPLWSMGGWIALLDDEEAARRHAAGMLGDVEWALRIIRELDRWQAAFS from the coding sequence ATGCAGAAGGATAGCCTTTCTGATAATGCTGGGGGAGGGTTACGTGGTCTGCGCGCAAGACCCTCAGCAGATCTACTTAAAACGGTGTGCGATGCTTACGGAATACATAGCTTATCCGACATCATTGACCTCGGTGGCTCTGCAAACCTGAACCTGTTCGCTACAGATGGCCACAACCGATATGTTGTTAGAGTGTATCGTCCTTATGTTAATGAAGCCAGGCTCGCAGATATCCAGCTCGCCCGACAGGTGCTGAACGCCCAAGGCATACCATCATCGAAAGTGCGATTAACGCTGAATGGGCAGCCATATATCCTATTTGATGGTCGACTTGTGGAAGTTGATAGATATGTAGAGAGTGACGCAAACATGGCATCATGGGAGCACCTGGCGGCAGGCCTTCCTTTACTTGGGCGAATTCATACGATTCTTCGTGATGTTCAATTCAGTACAGAAGGAAAAAAGAACCAGCCCTTTGCAAATTACATAGAGCCACAGAACGCTCTTGGCATGACATTAAAAGGTATACAGCGCATACGAGGATGGAATCCGTCAGCTTACAATATGAGGCTCATAACCGCCACGGAGGAATTAGCTTACCTAGTGTCCGCCGCTGAACAGGAGTTAGTGCCGATGCTTCCTCGGCAGATGGTACATGGTGACTTCTGGGATAACAACGTGGTTTTTCGCGATGGCCGCATTGTTCTGGTAACCGACTTCGATTTCATGGGCGAGCGCGCCCGCATCGACGATCTTGCACTAACCTTGTACTACTTTGATTGTTCTGACGAACCTTCGTCGGCAAAGCGTTTGGGCGGATTACGAGGACTAATCGATTCATATGATTCAGGTTTGACGGAACACTTGTCAATGAGGGAGCGTCTGTCCATCCCGCTAGCAATGGCTCGACAACCGTTGTGGTCAATGGGTGGCTGGATCGCATTGTTGGATGATGAGGAGGCAGCGCGTCGTCACGCGGCAGGCATGCTTGGAGATGTAGAATGGGCGTTGCGCATCATCCGAGAATTAGACCGATGGCAAGCTGCGTTCTCCTAG
- a CDS encoding DinB family protein — MLKLFDYNWQVRQDWFAWCQDVSEEELLKKRIGGIGGILHTLFHIVDVEFSWISVLQGKPEFTEPFESYASLQKVIDLSARFHEEVRPYVRSWTNEMELKELSELTPKGEPVNFKYGEIMRHVIAHEIHHIGQLSVWSKEAGKVPVTANLIRRGLF; from the coding sequence ATGTTGAAATTATTCGATTATAACTGGCAGGTTCGACAAGACTGGTTCGCTTGGTGCCAAGACGTTTCCGAAGAAGAACTGCTAAAGAAGCGGATAGGCGGGATCGGAGGTATTTTGCACACGTTGTTTCATATTGTAGATGTGGAATTCAGCTGGATATCCGTTTTGCAAGGGAAGCCAGAATTCACGGAGCCGTTCGAATCCTATGCCAGCCTGCAGAAAGTGATTGATTTGTCCGCTAGGTTTCACGAGGAAGTTCGTCCTTATGTCAGGTCGTGGACGAATGAAATGGAGTTGAAGGAGTTATCGGAATTAACTCCAAAGGGGGAGCCCGTTAACTTTAAATATGGAGAAATCATGCGGCATGTCATCGCACATGAAATCCACCATATCGGCCAATTGTCGGTATGGTCGAAGGAAGCGGGCAAAGTCCCTGTGACGGCTAATCTCATTCGCCGGGGGCTGTTTTAA
- a CDS encoding ArsR/SmtB family transcription factor, whose amino-acid sequence MFQRGGRILKILYHPDKADIHLSSILYALSDPVRLSIVADISRIGECTCGGIDANVVKSTLSHHVRTLREAGVLQVRVQGTQRFLSIRSAELEERFPGLLSSILNAYT is encoded by the coding sequence ATGTTTCAACGAGGAGGAAGAATCCTGAAGATACTATATCACCCGGACAAAGCAGATATTCATCTTTCGTCCATCCTCTATGCGTTGAGTGATCCGGTCCGGTTATCCATTGTTGCAGATATCAGCAGAATAGGCGAATGTACTTGTGGCGGTATCGATGCCAACGTTGTGAAATCGACCTTGTCCCATCATGTTCGTACATTGCGCGAAGCAGGGGTTCTACAGGTTCGCGTACAGGGAACCCAGCGCTTCTTGTCCATTCGATCGGCTGAACTAGAAGAAAGATTCCCCGGCTTGCTCAGTTCCATTCTGAATGCCTACACATAA
- a CDS encoding chloramphenicol phosphotransferase CPT family protein, whose product MKQGIIVLMNGTSSSGKTSISNELMNQKEILFHHLSIDDFAKDFFNYKFEDIKPTREVEEQVIAQIMFDPLVSLYFSTIKLYSEMGLNVIVDTVIENDKWFNECHELFFDQPTLFIGVICSKEELIRREQARGDRHIGLAASQFNNVYSIEEYDLEVNTEEMNPIECAEKIFRFIKSNTEFTVFKKLSKRNVSVSVS is encoded by the coding sequence TTGAAGCAAGGAATCATAGTATTGATGAACGGAACTTCAAGCTCAGGAAAGACTAGTATTTCCAATGAACTGATGAATCAGAAAGAGATTCTTTTTCATCATTTATCAATAGATGACTTTGCCAAGGATTTTTTTAATTATAAATTTGAAGATATTAAACCGACAAGAGAAGTAGAAGAGCAGGTTATCGCACAAATCATGTTTGATCCCTTAGTATCATTGTACTTTTCGACAATTAAATTGTATTCAGAGATGGGTTTGAATGTAATCGTAGATACCGTAATCGAGAATGACAAATGGTTTAACGAGTGTCATGAACTATTTTTCGATCAGCCTACTTTATTTATAGGTGTAATATGCTCGAAAGAAGAACTCATAAGAAGAGAGCAAGCAAGAGGAGATCGACACATCGGACTTGCGGCTTCACAGTTTAACAACGTATATTCCATTGAAGAATATGACCTCGAAGTAAATACGGAAGAGATGAATCCAATTGAATGTGCCGAAAAGATATTCCGTTTTATTAAGTCCAATACGGAATTCACGGTATTTAAGAAATTAAGTAAAAGAAATGTTAGTGTTAGTGTATCCTAG
- a CDS encoding acetamidase/formamidase family protein, with product MIYRFIPQLYYNTIGQHPPILTIRDGDTVITTTVDARGWDNNGESAATRGNPMTGPFYVEDAMPGDTLAVKFESITPNRDWAWTTNMLAPAVIEPNVAASLPASDIVRWTVDVSQGVAYLKEPSLGLVDLKLPLRPFLGCFGVAPSNGQFISTATSGEYGGNMDYKGLVAGTTVYFPVSSEGALFYLGDGHALQGDGEIIGTGLEISMDVRFTVSVQKEKKIGWPRGETDTHWFCIGNARPLDQALQHATTEMYRMLQEEFGLTSSEASLLLGQAVEYEIANMFNPAYSVVCKVPKSVLSQLQI from the coding sequence ATGATTTATCGGTTCATACCGCAGCTTTATTATAATACGATAGGCCAGCATCCACCTATCTTGACGATTCGGGATGGGGATACGGTCATTACGACGACAGTCGATGCGAGAGGCTGGGACAACAACGGCGAAAGCGCTGCTACTCGAGGGAATCCTATGACAGGACCTTTCTATGTGGAAGACGCGATGCCCGGTGATACGCTAGCGGTTAAATTCGAATCAATCACTCCGAACCGCGATTGGGCTTGGACAACCAACATGCTTGCCCCGGCAGTTATCGAACCAAATGTTGCTGCTTCATTGCCGGCATCGGACATCGTGCGCTGGACGGTTGACGTTTCACAGGGGGTTGCTTATCTCAAGGAGCCATCGTTGGGGTTGGTTGATTTGAAGCTGCCTTTGCGGCCTTTTCTAGGCTGTTTTGGTGTAGCACCTTCTAATGGTCAGTTCATCTCAACTGCTACGAGCGGCGAGTATGGCGGAAACATGGACTATAAAGGATTGGTCGCAGGCACTACAGTTTATTTTCCGGTGTCTTCCGAAGGAGCGTTGTTTTATTTAGGTGATGGTCATGCCTTGCAAGGCGATGGGGAAATCATCGGTACAGGGCTCGAAATATCTATGGATGTTCGGTTCACCGTTAGCGTTCAAAAAGAAAAAAAGATAGGCTGGCCGAGAGGTGAAACCGATACGCATTGGTTTTGCATCGGCAATGCACGGCCGCTTGACCAGGCGCTTCAACATGCAACGACCGAAATGTATCGGATGCTGCAGGAAGAATTCGGCTTAACGTCTTCGGAAGCCAGCTTGTTGCTGGGACAAGCAGTGGAATATGAAATTGCTAACATGTTTAACCCCGCCTACAGCGTAGTTTGCAAAGTGCCGAAATCGGTTTTATCGCAATTACAGATATAA
- a CDS encoding peptide-methionine (S)-S-oxide reductase MsrA: protein MDDNNISTVTLGMGCFWSPDALFGQIRGIIRTRVGYAGGTVDNPTYRQLGDHTETVEMDYDTRILSLENVLDVFWSNHNPININEYKGRQYQSLVLYRGQVQLNVIQNVMKIRDEQGKRKPDTEIAPYYRFYPAEDRHQKYYLKRYPNAIEELSKLFPSPQELTNATLAARLNGLAKGYTNLQTILEEIRTWPISEEEKGNMLHLIQRIRW from the coding sequence ATGGATGACAATAACATTAGCACGGTGACGCTTGGCATGGGCTGTTTTTGGAGTCCTGACGCTTTGTTCGGACAAATAAGAGGAATCATAAGAACCCGCGTTGGCTATGCCGGAGGAACCGTGGATAATCCTACTTACCGGCAGCTTGGAGATCATACGGAAACGGTCGAAATGGATTATGATACCCGAATCCTTTCATTGGAGAACGTTCTGGATGTATTTTGGAGTAACCATAATCCTATCAATATCAACGAATATAAAGGCCGTCAGTATCAATCCTTGGTTTTGTATCGTGGCCAGGTTCAGCTAAACGTGATCCAGAACGTCATGAAAATACGGGATGAACAAGGAAAAAGAAAGCCTGACACCGAGATTGCTCCCTATTACCGTTTCTACCCTGCTGAGGATCGACATCAGAAATATTATTTGAAGCGCTATCCTAATGCGATCGAAGAGCTGAGCAAACTTTTTCCGTCCCCTCAAGAGCTGACGAATGCAACCTTGGCAGCAAGGTTGAACGGTTTGGCCAAAGGGTATACCAATCTGCAAACCATCCTAGAAGAAATCCGTACATGGCCGATCAGCGAGGAGGAAAAAGGAAACATGCTCCATCTTATCCAAAGAATCAGATGGTGA
- a CDS encoding DUF5316 domain-containing protein, which yields MKLAKYSFLSGLLISLVLFILTFFINNDVIQRISGYSGLALIAFTVILSGAMISGDRQRANDSSEDPKEKKQRENAAMACFLAAIPILLLWGYLEYYL from the coding sequence TTGAAATTAGCTAAGTACTCATTTTTATCTGGTTTGCTGATTTCATTAGTTCTATTTATTCTGACGTTCTTTATAAATAATGATGTAATTCAGCGAATTTCTGGTTACAGTGGTTTAGCCCTAATAGCTTTCACAGTTATTTTAAGTGGAGCGATGATATCTGGAGACCGTCAAAGAGCTAATGACAGCAGTGAGGATCCAAAGGAAAAAAAACAGAGAGAAAATGCGGCTATGGCTTGTTTTCTAGCAGCAATCCCGATTTTACTACTTTGGGGGTATCTGGAATATTATTTATAA
- a CDS encoding Type 1 glutamine amidotransferase-like domain-containing protein — translation MKFLLTSGGINNKSIHDTLVGMLGKPIADSNALCIPTGMYGHPWVGPGVKAWEFISGKEENPMVNLGWKSVGVLELTALPSIGEDRWVPLVQETDVLLVAGGDALYLSHWMRQSGLAVLLPSLKAVYVGMSAGSMVMAPNIGDFFVGWTPPNGVDEALGLVDFAMFPHLDHEMLPHNTMAAAESWAARMRGPAYAIDDQTAIKVIDGAVEVVSEGHWKLFSP, via the coding sequence ATGAAATTTCTGCTCACATCCGGAGGCATCAATAACAAAAGCATACACGACACGCTGGTTGGCATGCTGGGCAAGCCGATCGCCGACTCCAACGCCCTGTGCATCCCCACCGGGATGTACGGACACCCCTGGGTCGGCCCTGGCGTCAAAGCCTGGGAATTCATCAGCGGGAAAGAAGAGAATCCTATGGTCAACCTGGGCTGGAAGTCCGTCGGCGTGCTGGAGCTCACAGCGCTGCCAAGTATCGGCGAAGACCGCTGGGTACCGTTGGTCCAGGAGACGGACGTCCTGTTGGTGGCGGGTGGCGACGCCCTCTACCTGAGCCACTGGATGCGACAATCCGGGCTGGCAGTCCTCTTGCCGTCGCTAAAGGCAGTATATGTGGGAATGAGCGCCGGAAGTATGGTGATGGCACCTAACATCGGAGATTTCTTCGTTGGCTGGACGCCACCCAATGGTGTCGACGAAGCACTGGGACTGGTTGATTTTGCAATGTTTCCGCATCTGGATCACGAGATGCTACCGCATAACACAATGGCCGCTGCGGAGAGCTGGGCCGCCAGGATGCGGGGGCCGGCTTATGCGATTGATGATCAGACCGCAATCAAAGTGATCGACGGAGCAGTCGAAGTTGTTTCCGAAGGGCATTGGAAACTTTTTTCGCCCTGA